CCTCAATCAtcttgcgctcgcggtccTCACCGTCCATCTGAGAGCGCTCCTTCTTTTGCAGCgcggcctggtgtcagctcatTGACTTGCACGTCGGCGTTGCTGCAATTCCGCATTAAGCCCAAGAAGCCTCCAAACTTTTTGACCAGCTGCTCGACTCCTCCATCCCACTCACCTGCTTCGACAGGGTCTCCGGACGGTTATCAACCCACTGGATCCACAGGTGCCcacgctcgtcctcgtcgacgcgcacAATACCGGCCTTGCTGAGCGTCATAATGAACCCGTTGAGCGTGACCCAGCGGGTGGCGTTCATGTGCACGTGGTCCTTGTCCTGGATGAACTCGTTGTACAcggcgttggcgcgcacgcgctgGGTGTTGTGCCGCGACTTGAGAAGCGAGACGAAGTCGTACTGGAACTGCCTCGAAAACTCGGCGATCGTTGCTCCCGCACTCGGCCCAACTGCCATAATCTTGCGAAGATGCGGTTCGGAGCGACAATGCGCCTGGAAGCCGTTCTCATCGCGcatctgctgtcagttcCTTCTAACCGTTATAAACTCAGCAACTGACCTGCTTCTCGCACACTTGGCAGTACCAGCGAAGGCGGCCGAGCCCTGGTGTGAGCGTTCAGACATGTGAACAACGGAGAgaggcggcgagctgcgtCGGAGACTCTCGACATCACATCCACCATCCATACGATCGCACTTACCCTTCGACTTCATGGCGTTAGCCATGGCTTTTGTGCCGCCTGGGTCGCGTCCCATGGTTGTTGATGACAGACAGGTCAAGTGGACTAAGTTGTTGCTGAGCcagagtggaggttgagtgGCAAAGTGAAGATGGGGGTAGGTTCAAATCTGACCACGTGACTGATTAGGTTTATACCCTGAGATTAGAAAAGGGCTAAGGCGGAATCGTTCCGTAGTCTGCTGCGCCCTTATCGGTGCACGACGCGACGCCCAAGGCGGTAACGTGATGCCAGACGACGGCGGACTGAGCATGACAGCAACTCAACACGAATCATCTCATCACCACTCTTCTCATCACCAATCTTctcatcatccatcatGGCATCTCCAACTAGCCCAAAGCCGGACACAGTGCCCAagtcgcccgcctcgccctcccctGTTGACAAGACAGCGTCCCCACGCGCCAcgtcgcccgcctcgccgtcagTCAACAGGCCTGGGTCCAAGCCGGCATCTCCGGCGCCAGGGGACAGCGGCCGCGCCTCGCCGGCCGTGACCCAGCCCGTTCCCGCCGCACCTGTTGCGCTCCACGCCAACCCGAagatcgccgagctgcagACCATGTTCCCGTCTGTCGACGTTGGCGTGATCGAGATGGTGCTCGAGAGCGTGGGCGGATCGCAGGACCGCGCGATCGAGTCGCTCCTCCAGATGACCGACCCGAACTTCAAACCTGACGAGCTGGCCTCGGTGCGACACGAAGAGTCTGTTCGTATCCCCTCCCTCATCTCCACTTGCACGCTAATGTTGTAGAACCAGGTCGACCTGGACGCCGAGttcgcgcgcgccatcgcccttcaggacgaggaagaggtgcGGCAGCAGCGTCGTGGTTCGCGCTCCAACGCTTCGCGCCTTCCGGACGTGCTCCCCTACCAGCCGCGAGTGCGTAAGGCGCGCAGACCAGCCCAGGACCCTTACGGGGGCgagagcgcgacggcgcaCGACCTGCAGGACCGCTACGACCCGCCGCCGATCGGCCAGAACCAGCAGGGCGACCTCCCGCCGGGTCTCATGGCGTTCGAAGAGAAGGTCACGGCCATTGCTGAGAGTGAGTTCCAATTGGCCTCAGCGAACTGACCGCAGCTGGACGCCAGACGTTCAACCGGTTCTTCAACActgccaaggccaagtaCGCAGATTATCAGGCGCAGCAGGCGCAGACGTCCGAGCAGCGCGCTGCCCAGCAGGCACTGCGTGAGGCCGAGACCCCGCGACACGGCGGGCTGTGGGCCGAGACCTCTGGGCGCACCTCGTATGTATTCAGTGACGTGCCTCTGCGCGTGCTAATTCCAGACTcggctcgcgctcggcctcgcagAGCAGTCAAGGCGAGGCACCTGTGCTCGCTCCTACGCGCCGCTGGCACCCGTCCGACTCGTTCGAGGAAGCCCCCAAACCGGTCGCCGTAAGTGTCAACAccggccgccgctcgcccGGTCCGGCGGCTGGCACTGCCAGCCCCGAGAAGGCTGCCGCTGGTAAGATCGACCTTGCCAAGCTGGGTTTCCTGCCGAAGaagcgcgtcgacctcatgTCGACCTCACCGCAGCCCACGGAGGACAGGGACCCCAACCCGCACCTTCCCACGTCGGGACCTACGACGCCCACGACTGGCAAGTCGCTCGTTGATAAGATCCCCAAGACACCTCCCGCTGAGACGAGCCCGCACACCTTaggcgacagcgacgacgacgacgacctcgatTACACCGAGAACCCCTTTGATCGCCGTTAAGTCGCTAGTGATGATGCTGTCATTGTGGTAGGAGCTACGATGTGCTCGAATGTACTGAGCGCGAGTGCTCGGGGAAGCGTGATGCGAATGTGTGGCATTTATACAGGGGCTACTTCACAAACTTGTTCTCAACTCCACTGAGGTTGAGGCGTCACGGGTCTAGTTCCAGAACTTCAGTACCGGTCTTGGCCGTACATTCTTGGACGACCATCcggagctggtgtcagctgactGTCAGACATTCAATCTCACATCGATGACTCCAGTCTCGACCGCGCGAACGCTGAGCAACGGCTCGTGATGACCGTTGATGGCTGACGAGGTGTTGAGCGTATCTCCCGCGAGGGCAGGCACCCATGGCGCGGTagactgctgtcagctcaccaGTGAACCATGCAACTCACCCCACCATTCGGCGTCTCAGGCTCGATGTCATCCTTGGtctcgaggatgatggcgaAGGAGGTGTCGCCTGCCGTTAGCTGATCTTCAGGCTGATTAGCTCACCGGGATTGTCCAGCAGCTGTCCATCGAGCGCTGCAAGACGTATCAAAAACCCACGCAGCATGAGCGAAAGACCTTTCTCGTCCGGTGCGCCTTGGATCCTGGCATCAGCTGCCATAAAATGACCCCAGGCGACTAACTTGGCATCCCGCTGTGGGCCATCTAGTCCCTCGAGGCCCATATACCCAAAGTCAATGATAAAGCGCTCCATCGGCGCCCGGCTCTCCACATCGTGTATGAGCACCGTAACTCGTCGCAGCGTCCCACGCTCCATCTCCTGCCGGAGGGCATTGACGACTCGCCCAATGTACGACCTCACCTCAGGATGCCGTGACTGGTAAACGGCCACGCCgtgcgctcgtcgccgcgtGAACGTGTTAGGGGGATAGACTTGGCGGATACATATGATGGTGTGGATCACGACCTcgactgctgtcagctgaaAGACTGCATGGTTAGCTCACGGAAGGAAGTGAGGAGCTGGACCGTGTCTGAGGTCAGCTTCCATTTGACCCTAGAAGCTGAGCAAGGTAGCCTACTTTTGAAACTCAGGCCAAGAGGAGAGTCGCGTGCTTGCATTTCTATACGAGATGGCCCGGATTTGGCGTTCATGCTGACGTGTTGACGGTgagaggaaggttgagATGCAGACAAGGCGGATGACTGTTGGTGTGGTTGAGTGGACCTCtccggtggaggtgaggtCCCCTACATATGTGGGAGGAAGATATAGTAAACTATCAGCGGGATCAAATTGACCGTCTCTCGTGGTGCGTCATGCGGGCAATGCTGATGCGTGGGGGACGGAGAACGATCCAAACAACAGAACAAGCACGGttcgccttcctcgtccgccaCATCAACCAACATCAGCCAACTCTGCCATCCTTTCCCAATTGAGTGGGGCATTTTCATTTGgcatcaacaacaacaacaacaataATCAACAACATACTTCAAGTCCACAATACCCATCACTCCGTTCATCGCCATCAAACATGTCGGTGCCAAGTCGAGACGTCTATCTTGCGCAGGGTTTCGACCCAGCGTCATTGCGGGTGAGTTGTAGATCCCACTTCTCGCACCACTAACGCGCCAGGTCCCCCAGCTCCGGTTAGTCCTTCCTTCTCGCATCCAGAGCCCATGCCCTCTTGGTGGTACACATCTTTGTTCTAACTCTCCAGCTCCATCCTCCACGAATACAACGTTCGTCACCCATCTACCGCGAAGAAGGCCGATCTCATCGCCCTCTTCGTTTCCGAAATTCAGCCCCGTTCCGctgccatcctcgcccagcaAGCTCGTGTGcggccttcctcgacgGGCATTGTAGCCGTCTCGTCAaccggcgaggaggcgcctGCGGCGCCCATCATTGGCAAGCGTCCCCGCGCCCGATCGAGGAAGGCAGCCTCGTCAGCTGCTGAGGACCCCAagtccgaggacgacgtcgtcgctgtgCCCGCCAAGCGGACACGgtcgcgccgctcgaccGTCGACGTagcggacgaggaggctgcgCCGACCCCGGCACCAAAGAAGAGAGGCCGCCCGTCGAAGAAATCAAAGGAAGttgccgaggttgacgaggacggtgaCGTGAAGATGGAGGATATCCCGGAGGCATCTTCCCCGCTcccgccacctcctctcAAGCAACGCCGCAAATCTGCGAAGGCGGAAGCACTGGTCCACAGCAACCAGGAGCCTGTCGAGGCGCCGCGGACGGTTCCTGCTaccgcgcccgccgctGTGCGCAAGCCGCGCAAGTCCTTTGTGCCGGCTCCCAAGCCTGAGGAACACATGACGCCTCAGCGTCCGCGTCGGTCATCAAATGTTGCCGACGGCAGCTCGCCGTTTTCGGATTACAACCCTTTCCAGGCTGGTAgtgccgaggctgccgaggtTGCCCATCGACGTCGCAAGGTGAGCTGTGCTGTTTGACTCATGCTGACGTCAGTCTTCCCTTGGTCTCGGTGAGGGCAAGCGCAGAGCCCCGCGTCCGAGCGAGTGGACAGCCACCTCGCAACCATCTGCCTCCATTCTCCGCAAGGTCGGGCCCTCGAATGAGAATCTCCGTTCTCCAGCACCGCCCACCAAGGTTGCATATGCGGATGAGGTCGCAGAGGCGGACGCATACAACGCCGTTGTCGAGCGCAAGTTCGGCGAGGTCACCAGCGCCCACACTGATGAGCCGGAGATCACTGTAACAACCACTACCcaggtggtggaga
Above is a genomic segment from Cutaneotrichosporon cavernicola HIS019 DNA, chromosome: 1 containing:
- a CDS encoding uncharacterized protein (Domain of Kin17 curved DNA-binding protein) gives rise to the protein MGRDPGGTKAMANAMKSKGLGRLRWYCQVCEKQMRDENGFQAHCRSEPHLRKIMAVGPSAGATIAEFSRQFQYDFVSLLKSRHNTQRVRANAVYNEFIQDKDHVHMNATRWVTLNGFIMTLSKAGIVRVDEDERGHLWIQWVDNRPETLSKQAALQKKERSQMDGEDRERKMIEDQIARARAAAEEEEVEEKGLERKEGEKISLSLFPKPEAEPMEKKTDDSPGSSAAAEEKKPMSFGSFGKLPAVNAKPANPLKRPAAGNVFKSAKVAKTDSRDDTKPKGFVSEAERLMKEDQARKSSKGYSGAGPRRADARR
- a CDS encoding uncharacterized protein (CUE domain) codes for the protein MASPTSPKPDTVPKSPASPSPVDKTASPRATSPASPSVNRPGSKPASPAPGDSGRASPAVTQPVPAAPVALHANPKIAELQTMFPSVDVGVIEMVLESVGGSQDRAIESLLQMTDPNFKPDELASVRHEESNQVDLDAEFARAIALQDEEEVRQQRRGSRSNASRLPDVLPYQPRVRKARRPAQDPYGGESATAHDLQDRYDPPPIGQNQQGDLPPGLMAFEEKVTAIAETGRQTFNRFFNTAKAKYADYQAQQAQTSEQRAAQQALREAETPRHGGLWAETSGRTSLGSRSASQSSQGEAPVLAPTRRWHPSDSFEEAPKPVAVSVNTGRRSPGPAAGTASPEKAAAGKIDLAKLGFLPKKRVDLMSTSPQPTEDRDPNPHLPTSGPTTPTTGKSLVDKIPKTPPAETSPHTLGDSDDDDDLDYTENPFDRR
- a CDS encoding uncharacterized protein (Checkpoint protein), coding for MNAKSGPSRIEMQARDSPLGLSFKNTVQLLTSFLEVVIHTIICIRQVYPPNTFTRRRAHGVAVYQSRHPEVRSYIGRVVNALRQEMERGTLRRVTVLIHDVESRAPMERFIIDFGYMGLEGLDGPQRDAKIQGAPDEKGLSLMLRGFLIRLAALDGQLLDNPGDTSFAIILETKDDIEPETPNGGSTAPWVPALAGDTLNTSSAINGHHEPLLSVRAVETGVIDLRMVVQECTAKTGTEVLELDP